The window GATCCTGGCATCCACCGCCTGCACCTGCTCCGCCGACTCCGCCTTCGGAATCAGGATAAGATGCACCGGCTGCGGAATCACCGCCTCCAGGTCCTGAAATCCCAGCTCACCCTGGTTAATACGCACCATCGGCTCGGAACCGAACCAATTGAGTACCCTCAACGCATTACGCACGATGAAGCGAGCGGAAGCCTTCTCCACCGGCGCCACCGAATCCTCCAGGTCCAGAATGATGGCATCCGGCTGATGAATGCCGGCATTGAGCATGAACTTGGGCATGGTGCCGGGAATATACAGCCGGCTGCGGCGGAAACGGTCCCGCTGGCAAGCCAGGCGGCAATGCTCCTGCAACTCGGGTAAAGACACAGCGTCGATTTCCGGATGGGCCATCTTCACGGCCGCCTCGATGCGCCCCTGGATAACAAAAGGCAAGGCCCCGTAGTCCTCAATCTGAAGGCTGCCGTTATTGATGCCCAGAT of the Candidatus Neomarinimicrobiota bacterium genome contains:
- a CDS encoding aldolase/citrate lyase family protein, whose translation is MNNVFISGIPITDPEEEIRSDCIIRYQPKTSGGYAIELESKVAVMYGASIRQLSEKTLADLGINNGSLQIEDYGALPFVIQGRIEAAVKMAHPEIDAVSLPELQEHCRLACQRDRFRRSRLYIPGTMPKFMLNAGIHQPDAIILDLEDSVAPVEKASARFIVRNALRVLNWFGSEPMVRINQGELGFQDLEAVIPQPVHLILIPKAESAEQVQAVDARI